Proteins encoded together in one Solanum lycopersicum chromosome 7, SLM_r2.1 window:
- the LOC104648148 gene encoding uncharacterized protein, giving the protein MATGAAGDGLFRGVFDGCISGHDMGIQQRPYHRNCSCKLHKSRGNCSHSSRCTNVSYPIRRSWSESCLSLAAGAYAGASGHSSTCSSPASGVGGSDLTGKKNLVHSTSDEYDDVVLFKV; this is encoded by the coding sequence atgGCTACGGGAGCTGCCGGCGACGGCCTATTCCGGGGAGTATTCGACGGATGTATTTCCGGTCACGATATGGGGATTCAACAGAGACCGTACCACCGGAACTGTAGCTGTAAACTACATAAATCTCGTGGAAATTGCTCTCATTCTTCTCGTTGTACCAACGTATCTTACCCAATTCGAAGATCCTGGAGCGAAAGCTGTTTATCGTTGGCCGCCGGCGCTTACGCCGGTGCCTCCGGTCATTCATCGACGTGCTCTTCTCCGGCTTCCGGCGTCGGCGGGTCGGATCTCACCGGAAAGAAGAACTTGGTTCATTCTACTAGTGATGAATATGACGACGTCGTTTTGTTTAAGGtttga
- the LOC101249377 gene encoding metal tolerance protein 1, translated as MDTQNLEHGQVIEVSVDITGQEKGTKICGSAPCGFSDVNTMSKDAQERSASMRKLFIAVVLCIIFMAVEVVGGIKANSLAILTDAAHLLSDVAAFAISLFSLWASGWEANPRQSYGFFRIEILGALVSIQMIWLLAGILVYEAIARLIHDTGEVQGFLMFVVSAFGLGVNLIMALLLGHDHGHGHGHGHSHGHDHGHEHSHSHEEHAHSHGDHEHAHGEHKHIHGISVSRHHHHNEGPSNRDQHIHAHDADNTVPLLKDSCEGEGEKKKKQRNINVQGAYLHVLGDSIQSIGVMIGGAIIWYKPEWKIIDLICTLIFSVIVLATTIRMIRSILEVLMESTPREIDATRLEKGLCEMEEVVAIHELHIWAITVGKVLLACHVKIKPDADADMVLDKVIDYIRREYNISHVTIQIERE; from the coding sequence ATGGATACGCAGAATCTGGAACATGGACAAGTAATTGAGGTGAGTGTTGACATAACAGGTCAAGAGAAGGGGACTAAAATCTGTGGTTCAGCACCGTGTGGATTCTCAGATGTTAACACCATGTCTAAGGATGCACAGGAGAGATCAGCATCTATGAGGAAACTGTTCATTGCGGTTGTCCTATGCATCATTTTTATGGCTGTCGAGGTTGTCGGAGGTATTAAAGCCAACAGTCTTGCAATTTTGACGGATGCGGCTCATCTATTGTCAGATGTTGCAGCTTTTGCAATATCCTTGTTTTCACTCTGGGCATCAGGATGGGAGGCTAATCCACGCCAGTCCTATGGGTTTTTTAGAATTGAGATACTTGGGGCACTAGTTTCTATCCAAATGATATGGCTTCTAGCTGGGATCCTTGTTTACGAAGCCATTGCTCGACTTATACATGATACAGGTGAAGTTCAAGGTTTCCTCATGTTTGTGGTGTCTGCATTTGGATTAGGAGTGAACCTCATCATGGCACTCTTGCTAGGTCATGATCACGGCCACGGCCACGGCCATGGACACAGCCACGGTCATGACCACGGCCATGAACACAGTCATAGTCATGAAGAGCATGCTCATAGCCACGGTGATCATGAACATGCCCACGGTGAGCATAAACATATACATGGAATTAGTGTTAGCCGACACCATCACCATAATGAGGGACCTTCAAACCGAGATCAACACATCCATGCACACGACGCTGACAACACTGTGCCTCTACTTAAGGATTCCTGTGAGGGTGAaggtgaaaagaaaaagaagcagcGGAATATAAATGTTCAGGGGGCTTATCTTCATGTATTAGGAGATTCTATTCAGAGCATAGGCGTCATGATTGGAGGAGCTATCATATGGTATAAACCAGAATGGAAAATCATTGATCTCATCTGCACTCTCATTTTCTCTGTCATTGTTCTTGCCACAACCATTAGGATGATTCGGAGTATTCTTGAAGTATTAATGGAGAGCACACCTAGAGAAATCGACGCAACAAGGCTTGAGAAGGGTCTTTGTGAGATGGAAGAGGTTGTTGCAATCCATGAATTGCATATTTGGGCGATTACAGTCGGGAAAGTACTCTTGGCTTGCCATGTCAAGATTAAACCTGATGCTGATGCTGACATGGTGCTGGATAAGGTTATCGATTATATTAGAAGGGAATATAACATTAGCCACGTTACCATTCAAATAGAAAGAGAGTAG